In the Pseudolabrys taiwanensis genome, one interval contains:
- a CDS encoding ceramidase domain-containing protein: MDWSRPVDLYCERTDPSFWAEPVNAVTNASFLIAAAIAFIQWQRKGERDWPVLLLVVITAVIGVGSFIFHTVATRGAALFDTIPIAVFIYGYLFFALRRYLGLSLMMAAALLIAFLAATYAEAAIVPRGALNGSHAYLPALGATFVIGFLTLQRRAGPLIIAAGVTIALSLTFRSIDMAVCESFPLGTHFLWHSLNGLGLYLLLRAALLDKAAAPVTKAG, from the coding sequence ATGGACTGGTCGCGTCCGGTCGATCTCTATTGCGAGCGGACCGATCCGTCCTTCTGGGCGGAGCCGGTCAATGCCGTCACCAATGCGTCGTTCCTGATTGCGGCGGCCATTGCCTTCATCCAGTGGCAGCGCAAGGGCGAGCGCGACTGGCCGGTGCTGCTGCTCGTCGTCATCACCGCCGTGATCGGCGTCGGCTCGTTCATCTTCCACACGGTGGCGACACGCGGCGCCGCGCTGTTCGACACCATTCCGATCGCCGTGTTCATCTACGGCTATCTGTTCTTCGCTTTGCGGCGTTATCTCGGGCTGTCGCTGATGATGGCGGCGGCGCTGCTCATCGCGTTTCTGGCGGCCACCTACGCGGAAGCCGCCATCGTGCCGCGCGGCGCGCTCAACGGCTCGCACGCTTATCTGCCGGCGCTTGGCGCCACTTTCGTAATCGGATTTCTGACGCTCCAGCGCCGCGCCGGTCCGCTGATCATCGCCGCCGGCGTGACGATCGCGCTCTCGCTGACGTTCCGCAGCATCGACATGGCGGTGTGCGAGAGTTTCCCGCTCGGCACGCACTTCCTGTGGCACAGCCTGAACGGGCTGGGCCTCTATCTGCTGCTGCGGGCCGCCCTGCTGGACAAGGCGGCCGCGCCGGTCACGAAGGCGGGCTAG